ACATCGGCAACTGCAGGACATTCACGGAGACGATTCTCGATCCAAATGGGGTAGAAGATGTAGAGGCCTCTCATGATGGCATCACTTCCTCTTCCAATGACAATCAGATGACCTCGTTCATCCAGTCGGCCCAAGTCCCCGGTTCGAAAGAAGCCATCTTCAGTGAAGGCATCAGCCGTGGCCTTGGGATTGTTGAGGTAGCCTTTCATCATGTTGGGTCCCTTGACAAGGATGTGACCGACCTGATCAGTGGCACATGGCATCGACTCGTCCTTCAAGCTGACAATCTTTACTTCAATATTTGCGAATGCCTGTCCTGAGTCATGGTCAGTGAAGGTCTGGCTGTCAGATACCACCATGGCAGCTACATACCCAAAGTCGGTTGCTCCATAAATAACGCAGACGTTATGGGCCACGTTGATTCCTTTAGTTACCTTGGACTGCTGAATTGGGAGCCCACCCAGCACCAGTAAATCTAGTTGATGTGGAGAGCACGTCATGTCTGCCATTTCAGCTAATTTGAATAGATGCGTGGGCGGAATGATGGCTGTGTTGCACTTTTCCTCCTGGATACAGTTCCAGAGAAACTGAGCCATGTCATCAGGATCCCCTGCTCTCATGTCACAAGTGACGCGGGTAGCACCTGGTGCGATATTGGTGATGAggcagccacccacccaccccattggCATTATGTTGAGCTGAGTCTTCTCCATGATTCCTGACTCCTCCAAAATCTTTTTAAAAGTACCTACTAGATATCTAATGAAAGGTCCCTGTGTTCGGACGACCAGTTTAGAGAAACCTGTGGAACCAGACGTGGTGAAGACGCTGAAGACATCTTCAGGTTTGACATCTTTTGCTTGAAACCATTCTTTCTGTGACTTCAGCTGCCCAATGAAATCCCCCTTCTCCTCATTTTCCACACGTCGAACAAAGATCACCATCTTTAGACAGGCCAGCTTCAAAGAAGTCACATGTTCTCCATCGTCCAAGACCACGTGATTCTTCAGCACGCTCCAAGGACTTCCTGTGACGTCAGGATCCACGAGAATGGTAGGGGCACGAGACTGGTTGATAGTGTTCAACAAGTCTGACCCATCAGCCATGGCACACTGACCATTGACAGATACTGCTCCTACCATCCAGATGCCtgcctcacacaccaccctctctggACTGTTGGGTAGAGTGTTGATCACTAGATGCTCTTTTTCGATCCCCTTGCTCCTCAGGTCGGCAGCAAAACGACCAGCCAGCGTGTAGAGAGTGGCCCAGGTTAGCACATTGCGCCGCTGATTCTTGTCTCTGAAGATGAAGGCTGCAGAGTCAGGTTTCTCCTGTGCCCAGTGCTGCAAAAGGCCTGGTAAGGTCTCAATCTTGGGCACGGTGGATGCCATCCTGTTGACTTTTACTTTTCTGACCTATTGGTAAAAAGGGAAATAATGTATCATATTACTAATCTGAAGGCACAAAGGCATACATGTGCTTGTAAgcaccaccaacaataaaaatggaaaagaacagtaaaaagagaaataaactGGTCgcgaaatacaaaacaaaacaaaacaattgaacAAAACAATGACCTGAAATTGTGCAAAATGTACCATTTGTTTCTAACCACATACTTATCTTTTAATATTAAGTATTGTCAGTCCGGCAAACGTTGGTGAAGATAGCTGATAGGTCTGAAACCATCGGTGAGTTAGGACTTGTCTACCCTTACATGCTACCAGTGAGGTCGAACGGTCAGAAATGCGACTCCAGCAGATGTTGCGGAGTGCTAAGAGCATGACATAAAGAAGTCCTGGAAATCCACTGCAACAGGAGGGGTCTCCAGGCGTAACGTTGCCCTGTGCCACCGGTTCCTTCTGCCAAGAGAGTGGGATTGCCACCATTCAACGGTTATTCCACATAAGACAACctcacatgtgtgtctgtgctacTCCGCTCAACCCCCAAAAGTCCTGCAGCAATgaggggtgggtttggggttgACGAAAGGCATGTAACCGCTGAACGTTCTGGTCACAAGCATGTAAGTGGGCGGCCTGAAGACCGGTGGTCGTCATTCTCAATGCATGACAGTGGAAAACTTCGGCAGCATCCCAGGTAACTGAGCAGCCTCTTTAAGACAGCACTGCTCACCCTAACACTCTAACCTAACAAGGGAAAGACCTAGGAAAGGTAGCCATAACGAAGCCTGTCCTAAATCATTCTGGCCAGCTTTCCGCTGCTCGCAGATTTACCCATTTATGGTTGAATCAGTTGGGGAAAGAGGAAATAAATCACTGGTGCTTGGAACAAACGAACCCTTGATGATCGAAAAACTGTCTCCAGGTCTATGAAAAGAACAGGTATCTTTTGACAAAAAGTGTTGAAATATATTGTCGACATCACTGCAATCAGCAAAGCTCGACTCACCCTTGAATCAGGCACCGGACATACTTTCTTGCTGTCTTGGACACTCTACTACATGCCACACCTGCATCTGATGAGTTCATAGTGGTTTCTGACTTCAGCGTCAGAGCTGGTGGAGACCACGACCATTGAGGAGGAGTGATAAGTAAACATGGGGTTGGGAAGATGAGCAGAAAACTACTGCTGTGACACCTGTGGGTGCCCATGTGTTTCAATCTGGATCACAGAGACACTTGTGCTCTCATTGATCACACAGGCTGTCTTCTTTTGACTCCGAAGGGCAAACAAGCATTATGATGTCATATAACGTGTTTGTCTATCTTTATTCCATAATTGTTCCGTTTGAAACCAACTTTATTCCCAGTTCATATAATCAGATaatagaccttttttttcttcatgatgttTCAAAATCTAGCGACCAATATGCCCTTTGTCTATTTAATAGTTCTGAGAGAAATGCTCAATAAAATGTTAGTTTTCATTACAAAAGTTACATTGGGTACTGTAAATTGCCTTCTTTATTCTTTCAGAACAATGTCTGATTGAAATATTTGATGAAAAACCATCAATTATAACTTATTTGAAATCAAAACGTTTGCTTAAAAGACATAGATGGATGAACGAATGataatcaataaacaaaacaattaaataatcaagtaaataagtgaatgaatagatCAAatttaaatagatagatagctagacagagggacagatagctagatagacagacaaatagatagatagatagatggatagatagatagatagattaatgcagtttgagagagagaaaaaaaacaaaaagaaaaaaataacaataagcaGATACAACTTCAAAGATaggtagaaaaagaaagaaaatgaacgaaATATCGGATGAcaatgagaggcagacagacagacagacagacagacagagagagagagagagagagacagagagagagagagagacagagacagagggagagagagagagaggggggacaacaGCAACCACAGAGGAAGGAAGGTAAAAACTCGTCATTTACAAACCTGTTAATCTGCCGGGCACAAAAGTGGAAACCAGTCAGGTGACAGCAGGGGTGACAGCACTTCTGGGTGTGCATGGACTTGTGTTTTTACCTTCATTTATATATACTGGATTAGTTTTATTGCAGACACGTTCCAAACTGGTGAACAGATGtcgaaactgtgtgtgtgtgtgtgtgtgtgtgtgtgtgtgtgtgtgtgtgtgtgtgtgtgtctgtgtgtctgtgtgtctgtctgtctgtctgtgtctgtgtgtgcgtacttggtgtgtgtgtgtgtgtgtgtgtgtgtgtgtgtgtgtgtgtgtgtgtgtgtgtgtgtgtgtgtgtcaatctatgtgagcgagtggtgtgtgtgtgtgtgtgcgtgtttgtctctctctctctctctctctctctctctctctctctctctctctgtgtgtgtgtgtgtgtg
The sequence above is a segment of the Babylonia areolata isolate BAREFJ2019XMU chromosome 19, ASM4173473v1, whole genome shotgun sequence genome. Coding sequences within it:
- the LOC143293956 gene encoding 3-[(3aS,4S,7aS)-7a-methyl-1,5-dioxo-octahydro-1H-inden-4-yl]propanoyl:CoA ligase-like; this encodes MASTVPKIETLPGLLQHWAQEKPDSAAFIFRDKNQRRNVLTWATLYTLAGRFAADLRSKGIEKEHLVINTLPNSPERVVCEAGIWMVGAVSVNGQCAMADGSDLLNTINQSRAPTILVDPDVTGSPWSVLKNHVVLDDGEHVTSLKLACLKMVIFVRRVENEEKGDFIGQLKSQKEWFQAKDVKPEDVFSVFTTSGSTGFSKLVVRTQGPFIRYLVGTFKKILEESGIMEKTQLNIMPMGWVGGCLITNIAPGATRVTCDMRAGDPDDMAQFLWNCIQEEKCNTAIIPPTHLFKLAEMADMTCSPHQLDLLVLGGLPIQQSKVTKGINVAHNVCVIYGATDFGYVAAMVVSDSQTFTDHDSGQAFANIEVKIVSLKDESMPCATDQVGHILVKGPNMMKGYLNNPKATADAFTEDGFFRTGDLGRLDERGHLIVIGRGSDAIMRGLYIFYPIWIENRLRECPAVADVVIVGVPDAEVNEELCACVLLKTDDVSIQQVRQFAEGIFVSKDDELSACPRYFLTFESFPETDTGKPQRKVIKTQAAQQLGLITASD